The proteins below are encoded in one region of Mus caroli chromosome 10, CAROLI_EIJ_v1.1, whole genome shotgun sequence:
- the Fabp7 gene encoding fatty acid-binding protein, brain, whose translation MVDAFCATWKLTDSQNFDEYMKALGVGFATRQVGNVTKPTVIISQEGGKVVIRTQCTFKNTEINFQLGEEFEETSIDDRNCKSVVRLDGDKLVHVQKWDGKETNCIREIKDGKMVVTLTFGDTVAVRCYEKA comes from the exons ATGGTAGATGCTTTCTGTGCAACCTGGAAGCTGACAGACAGTCAGAATTTTGATGAGTACATGAAAGCTCTGG GCGTGGGCTTTGCCACTAGGCAAGTGGGAAACGTGACCAAACCAACTGTGATTATCAGTCAGGAAGGCGGCAAAGTGGTGATCCGGACACAATGCACATTCAAGAACACAGAGATCAATTTCCAGCTGGGAGAAGAGTTTGAAGAAACCAGCATAGATGACAGAAACTGTAAG TCTGTGGTTCGGTTGGATGGAGACAAGCTCGTTCATGTGCAGAAGTGGGATGGCAAAGAGACAAACTGTATCAGAGAAATTAAGGATGGCAAGATGGTAGTG ACTCTTACCTTTGGGGATACCGTTGCTGTCCGCTGTTATGAAAAGGCATAG